The Magallana gigas chromosome 6, xbMagGiga1.1, whole genome shotgun sequence genome includes the window TAAAAGTTTGATCTTGATATTATGTTTTGGATTCAGTCTGATCTATATTTTGTGGTGTTATTTATCCATATCTGCTAATTTTATCATTACTGTCCTTTTCAAAATGGCTGAATCATAAAAACTCCATTCTTATGTGTGTATGTCTCTGAGTATAAATAAGTTCGTGTGTTTGTTAAAAGGGGTGTGAATGCATATGTTAACCAACAAATGGTCTTACAATTTATAAGTGGAAAACGTTtactatttaatatttaattatctcttgtcttatgtatacaaaatataaatatctcactctgtaaactggtaattctatattctataaaaatatttcataacccCACTACTTGACTCtgtattttggagagggtttaAATAGAATATGCTTGTTATCCAATCCATTTGAATATCAAtcaaatgtgtttaaattaatcattgaatttgccaaatgtgacaattttatcttgcaatttattttgtgttttggataaaataaaaaaggaagaaaTGTGTATtggacaacaacaaaaaagtatttctcgaatgaaaatatatactcATAAAATAAACCCACGGTTAGATCAAATGCACGGCCCACTtcattataaagaaaaaacaaatattaagaAATTGGATTAGCGGCGGGTATACCGTTAATCCGTTTACTTCTTTATAGACTGGTCAAATTGTGGTATTAGCGGTCCCATTCAAACACTTACAAATTACCTATGTGTATATAACGCCTTGTCGGTGATTTTAAGACATTTTACCGAGAAGCGAGTTTGTTCTTGGGAAAATATTTACTCGATAGTAGCAGCTAGTCTCACAGCGCCCGAGAAATAACAGATGAGATTATCTCCAAATTATAAATACTAGCAGATTTTATATTGATATGTACAGATAATGCATGCTTCAATTAACAAATGGATTATCGATAATAATCCTATTATCTGTGCACAATAATCTTACATTCATACATCATATTGAGACAGTATACTGATAGAAATGGAAattatatatgtcttattttactttttgttgTCCTGAATTAATTCTTTTGAGTGGATAAATGCATTTTTGAACGGAATAtagattgaaataaaacattgtttcatataaaatatttttactattcACACATTTATATAGCGAGATCAAATAATCCAGAAATTTACagggaatttttttaagtaaacatattttgtttctaAATTCAAATCTCTAAATGTATAAGAAAGAAACTTTAGAATTACTTTAGATGcatgttaactttttaaaattgtataaaagcATTAGACACCATCAATtgtaataatttcaaaaatgttgaaatatatttaatgcaaaaaaataatatatagactATTAAAATGAAGTTTATATATGAAAAGCTAAAATTAATTAGCATTGGACTCGTAAAAAACCACATTAACTATTATTAAACAAGATCATCATAAATATCTTACTAAAAACCTACGAATATTTTTTAGGAAATGAAACGTTTGAGTAATGAGTGGATGTTCTGACAGGGTTTGACAAGCTGTTCTCTAGTTTTGAGCTGTGTAGAAGAATTGTAAAGTTAGCACAAAAAAATAAGCCCCCGTGTACGAGTTCTCGCTGCCAGCCCTGTTTTGTTTagtatgattttaatatttgtttgtgGTAGTTCTATTTCTATGCTTTACTCGTGTCTTTCAACATTACTCAAGGCAGAGGAGCCCAGCGAGATAATAGGCCCCGCCCCCTCGTTGAATAAATAGAGAGATCACGTGTATTTTCCGGATTATATGTCGCGGCGTTAACCAATCAGAATTCAGCAGGTCGTGGTAGGAATTTATAGCAGTGTTTTCAATCCTCACTTATACATGTGCAAGTTGACCGATGTGTTAGGGATAATCCTTCTGTggagatttttttctgttattttttgactgtgtgaaatatttaaacattcaaaattgCACCATCAAAAGTCGACATCATGACGGCGGATGCCCAACCCGTGCAACCACAAGCCAAAAGTAAGTCTCCCAAAACTCGGAAACGTCAAACCGGCACCGGGACCCCAACATTTCTTATTGATTGACATTCTATGtttacaatgtaaacaatttctattttaatCAAGAATATACTATACAATGTTCTACTATAcgtgttgtaaatttttgcatatattttgggttttttttcagaaaggAAATACATTCTTAATGTTTATGACATGCCGATTCAATTTATTGTATCCATATTTCACtttgattattattatcattattatacatgtttgtCAGATAACATGGAGCTTAGCTTCCAAAGGTTGGagttaattaatcaattcaaaAATCTGTTCTATTTATTTAGCgacaaaattgatatatttccaaatatttaaattgtgacTTTGTTTTGTCCCCCCAGAGAAGCGGAGATTGTCCATGTGCGTGGGATGTGGTTCTCAGATTCATGACCAATTTATTTTACGAGTGGCCCCGGATCTAGAGTGGCATGCATCGTGTTTAAAATGTGCTGATTGCAACCAATTCTTGGATGAAAGTTGCACGTGCTTTGTCCGGGAAGGCAAAACATATTGTCGGAAGGACTATGTCAGGTGAGTCAAAGACTGACCTCCTTCTTTCTATTCCTGaccatcttcttttttttctatccTTGTGCTTCTCGTAATCGAGGAAAATTGATGGGACagatattaaatattgaaatcccCAAGAGATTTAATTTTAACTAGCGAATAAGCACAATAGCAAAATTATGAAATCTCTCGGGAGTAAGTGCAACGGTGTGTTATTTCAATgacacatttaaatattcatgttttaaaaaatacgtaACAATTATTTGTACATCACCTCCCCCCAAACTCATTCACAAGAATCGATTGGTTTAGATAGCTTACCTATTTATAATTATTCCTTTTTTTCCCGGACATgggaaaaagtttaaaattttaataaagtatTAAATGTCCGTTAAACTGTGTAAAAGTTAAAAgccaaattcaaaacaaactgGAAAAAAGATATCGCCCGGAGGATTTAAAAAGTGAGATTTGACTAATCCGCGAGGAGGATCCGGGGTATACTGTCCAGTGACAGATCCCGACCTacatatatacctatatatCTATGTTAATACCATGTAAGTAATAAGACACTGAGCTTTAGAGGAAGGGGGTATGTGAATCGTGTTGCCGTCAACTTAAACCGTGTTCTATTAATAAGATTTCGTTTGAACAAGGCTGAGGGGTCCCGGAACATATGTCCTGTCATCTAAGATATTATAAAGATTCCTCGACCAATTAAAGAATCCCCATCTCCTCATGCTGTACAAGTTCAGTCCGAGAGAATGAACACGGGGCGGTAAAATGTCCAATATTATCTCATCTCATCGTCTAATGAGACGTCCTCTGTTTGctcaatttaataaaaaaaaatacagccaTTATTAAAGATTAAGAAAATTACAGAGTGTGATTTCATCTCCTCTCAATAGCTTTtcttaaatatcaataaaaatattcaataattaaaGGAATCTCGCTCGCGCGGACCGAGAcgattaagatatatatatacacatacaaatacaaatatatattatttcgtTTTTTAGTTAATTATAGTTTAGCCATGTGTTAGGAGAATGTTGGGATAGAACACAGGGGAGGCCCGGGGGGAGGGGGAGATAATCGGGGAGATATCTGTCCCTCCCACGGCTAACGTGTGAGTTAAACACTGACTGGATTAAGATTCCCCCCAAAATAATCTGCTTCAATTATATCTTGACATATTTCTGTTATCGTACATCTCGCACAAAACGCAAACAGCAGAAAGTTTTTGTTTGCTTATTTCGCTTGTGAGTTGTTATCATGGCAGatatattctttatcaagcgCCCGTTGGAAGGtggcactttgaaatttttacgaAGGAAATTAAATCGTTGGTATAACTGTGTATTAACAACAGCCGCCGATAAAACAATTGAATGGGATGCAGGTCTCGCCATCCCCCTACACTTCCTACTGGGGACTAGAAATGCACGTGCATTCTCCCGGCGACTACggataaataaaaatagaaataaaattttacttactgtgtcttaaaaaagaaacgtattacatattttatctttattatttttcattttaaaattttgttattgatacagaatgattattatattttgtCCCTTACAGGAACTTTGGagcaaaatgttcaaaatgtaaTATGTCATTCGGTAAAAGCGACTTTGTGATGAGAGCGCGGGAAAATGTGTATCATATAGACTGCTTCCGGTGTGTAGCTTGCAGTAGACAGTTAATTCCTGGCGACGAATTCGCCTTAAAAGACGATGAACTGTTTTGCAAAGCAGATCACGATGTAGTAGAACGATCCTCACCAACAAAAGAAAACGGAAACGGAAGTAGTGCCGAAGAAGACAGTCCCAAATCGTCAAAAATCCGGAAACTGAGCAACAGCAATAACGACGACAACAATAATAATAGTGACATTCAAAAAGGAGGATTACATCTAGCGGGTAGGTGTCCGGGCTGTGCTAGTCCTAGATATTTATAATATTGActgaaaaatattatatagtCATATACTCATAATATTTGTGGTTATATCTTATATAATATTAACTGAAAATTATTATATAGTCATATACTCATAATTTTGGTGGCTatatcttataaaaaatatcgactaagaaatattatatagtcataaactcataattttggtggcttaatattatataatatcgacTGAGAAATATTATATAgtcatatacatataatattggTGGCTATAATATACCTATATTATCAACAGCTATAatattattaagtaaaaaaatgaTGGCGgctttatgtttaaaaatcttataattatgatattggggctcatatttaatatattcatatatttataatattggtGCCTAACATTTATGGAGTTAAATCTTATTGATGGGCATGTGTCCGAGTTTTGTAATACATGAATATAATGTCGTCGGGTGGATGTCCGAGTTGTTATAATGTCGTAATATCTGTAGCTGTCAGAAGTAACGAGATATCTCGTTGTCAAAAagtctttaatttttcaatcatAGATGTTGGGTCAAGCTAAACACAAATCTACAGGTATGATTAAAAATggataaataatttcaaaagagagaaataaataattaaatttctaaatttttcgaGACTGATAAAAACAGGCTAAACGTATCTACAACTTTACAGACCTAGACATTTAGTTTGGAATAGAATATATAGTATCAATTCTCAACACTAACAAAACATTGCGGTTAGCCCAGAGAAGGACAATGATTCAAACCACcaaataaaaactgaaaaatattcTGTGGTCAGTCTCACGTCGCCATATTACGAGGGTCAGGTCAGAGTGGGTCCCCTCATTGACGGTCTGTGTTACCGGCCAGTTATCGGGACCTAATTGTTATTATTGAGACCTTATCTCGATTATTTCCTCGTAAGAAAGTGACAGGCCAGTTTGTTTTGgtcatttgtttataaaatttggGATTATAGAGATGTAGTATCTGCTTGAACTTATCCGTGGGATAGAACCTCCTCACCATCTCCCCGGCCGGCAGGAATTCATGATTAAATTTGTCCACGTCTAAATTCCTCACCGGCGGCCTCTAGTAGGGGGCGAAAGGAGAGCTTTTATTAAAATGACCATAATTACACTTCATAAATCatttacatttgattgaaattgaaattcaaCGCTGACAAAGTGATAATTAAACGGGGCATACAACAAGGGATTACGGTTTAATTTTGAGTCTTGTGATAGCGGGCGAAAAACGCCGGATTAACTGTATCTTATATCTCAAGAAAAAACAGTAAttagaaattttaatattttcaaaggtAGACCATTAAAACATCCACACAAGCATAACTTTGTCGTTTGTTCGAATAAAAATGTTGCATGAAAGCACCGATCAAAATGAAAGCATTCATCGGCTGATTAAGGACCTcctataaaatgatttatatttttcgCACCCGAATAATTTTATCCTCAACCTGCAGCACCAAAGAGTTGGctgtttattgaaataaagcATCGATCGTTTAATGTCAGTTAATTGTCTTTTACACAGCTCGTCTAGGGATAACAGTTAAAAACAAACACTTACACCAGTCTTTGAGGGGACTGGAGGGGAATTAGTGTAATTAATTTCTTCTCAATCACATCACACCAGGATTTAATTGTGATCTCGGAGATTTCGAGTTTCCGAAGTTTTACCACAGTCGCTCAACAAGGTCTCTATCTTCAGGCCACGACGTAACAAGCGTTAATTAGTCTTACCGGTAATCTCAATCACTCAGGCGCTCTCCTCGCTTGGACggattttacaattattactgATATCAGATTTTTTCCCcgtttgtatttttcatatttttctttttgtcttcCCGAATTACTCGCTTGAAATCCCCAAGAGCTGAGCAATGAAAAATGATGGAGAACGTCGCTAACACGACGCTCACGTAAGACCGAGGACCTAAGCGGCCCGACATGTCCCCTGACAAATTTTTACTTGTTAACATTCAGCTTTGACAACAGAAAATGTTCGCTGGACAAATAAACGTCCCATACCGGCACAGACCATAACGTCCGAGGCAACCAGAAACACAAGTCTGAAACTCATTAAGGGCGAGAGTAAAGGCATACCGAACTAATAGAAAAAGAGGTTTTTATGTAATGCTAGATCAAATTATGCACATTATGTTGATGTGAATGTGTTTATTCATTGTATTCTACCATTTCATGgcgaataaataaaatgttctgCACAGTAGTCTACACAGAGCAGCAATCTGTACATCGCAGTTATATCGACACAATGTAGATTTAAAGTACAGGGAATCAAAAAAGAGAATTTTTTGTTTgatgttttcaattaaaaatatattcactaGAGAAATAATATTTGTCACTTTCTAAAAAGCAGGAATTTATCTAACTGTTGAAATTGCATAAAAATGTCAGCTTGGCGAATACGTCGGAAgctaacatttttaataataagaaacttGTGTGTGGTAGAGCAGGGAGCTGGCACTTGAAAGTCGAGACGAAATGGTTTTCATCACAAGTCTTGTTGCTcgtcaaatattttgaaacattcaACCCacgagctgaaataaaaaaaatgagagcgtaaacttttacaaaatcttttgttATCGATACAAATCTATAATAGGCGAATCGCGGGGATCGATTTCTGCATATTTCGAAGCTGAGTAACAttgctgattttaaaataaattattaacatttattttataaaaattattttaacccTCAGGaatttctctttctttctttggaGTATTTTGTAGTACCCCGCCCCTTCTCTGGTGGTTCTATTCACCCGAAACGAAAAGGGTGCATCTACTCAAAGAAAACGACCGCCCCTCTTATTAATTAATCCCACTTGTATTCATTCCACGTTTTTTGTCCCCCATTATGACtatgatattttgataactCGCTACACTTAGTTTTTGGGTGGTAATTTTGGACGACTagtctattttttatttatcaaaatagttACTAGAATCCAAACAGGGCCTTATTATAACAGATTACACTCCCCGACAGAAAACTGATCAAAATAAGGAacgaaaaatatgaaaatgctGATAGTGacatgatttataaaagaaaatgtgtgGTAAAATTTACCAATGATGGAACatgtatgttacatgtataaataagatGGTAAATAGGTCATAGAAATTTAAATCTAGAAAAGTTTAATTTgtacttttgattttgttaatttttattcatagctTTTGTTCATTACAGTATAGCTTAGCATATTTGTGTTCATTTAATACATATTCTGAGATTCATTTAACCGAGAATATTTGttcaaattgaatttattttgatgGGATTGATCtgtatttttcaacatttctcATCgtgttattttctatttaagATTTCATGAGTACATTCATAAATATTTGCGTTTaccaataaattttatttcgtaTTACTTTAAACTAAAATGAAGTGAAATGccaataaatcaaattaattttgctgacaacaaatttcatatttgacTTATTCGCCGCTCCTCGTGGGGAGCTCTCTTCacaattattgtaattttttacttaccgatttaaaaacaattatttctttgattGATTGGCCTGCCGGGGCAagataaaattttttttcatttctctcTACAGAAAAAAGGTATCTTGTTATTTTGAGCAGTTTACAGGCATAAATCATCTCCAGCGCTAATTAATTATCCCCTCAATtcttgccatgcaagataaacCATCTTGTTAAAATCACATTTGACACCGCGGGAGATATTGTTATAGAAAGTAACATTAAAACGGTAAAAACCGGAGCGGTGACACAAGATGAAAGAACCTCGGCCATGTCTTCGGCGAGCACTAATCACCTGAAAACGGCGGCCTGCGTTCTGCTGTCAATTTCCTTCAATTTTTAATACACACGAAACTTACACTTGAAATCAATCATCAATAATTCACGTGGCTCTTTTGATAGCAAGGCTCCGGTTGCAGATATTGGTCCGTAGAGAAATCGACACTAAAAGCCTGCAGGGGGACCGAACCAGGGGGACTAGAAAATGTGTCGGTAATTTTCAAACCCTTGCAGGAACATTTTTTTCCCGGAGACGTAAAGAAAGAGATGTAGATAAAATGTAGGATTTAAGTGCTTAGTTTTTTCCCATGTATTGTCCAAACGTAATTCATCGACTTGAAACTCTGTGTGCCATTCCTAGTGAGACAAAAATGTTTGGCTGATGAGATCTCGCGAGATCTCTGTTTGCTCCCTACTCATACACCGATTCCGAGCACCTGTGTTACAATGTGCGAtcgatattattattttttaaattcaccaGTTGTAAGACACGACTTCGTCGGCTGCACATCtcaaataaaacacataaaatgaatttaaaatagaAGACATTTACTGCTGCCAGCTGAAACGCTGAAATAAAGTAATGAAATGACATGTAACAATCAAATATCTTAATAGATgaatcaaattatcaaataaattctAAAGATAAAAATACTGTGAAAAGTAGGTTGACGGATGAATAAACActtgataaaaatgataaaaaagtatttttatgttGATATTTTATAGCCAAATCTTGCCGGATAAATATACATTAACTTAATTGATAATACTTGTGATAGATGTATGAATAATTACTTatcattgttttgatatttttgtttgtttacaggCCGGGTAGAACAAGTCTCGACGAAATCTAACGGCATGCGGGGTCATCTACACAAATCGGAACAAAAGCCCACCCGGGTTCGAACAGTACTTAACGAAAAACAGCTGCACACCCTGCGAACATGTTACAATGCTAACCCCCGACCGGACGCCCTCATGAAAGAACAGTTAGTAGAAATGACTGGGCTAAGCCCGAGGGTGATACGAGTGTGGTTTCAAAACAAGCGTTGTAAGGATAAAAAACGAAGCATCATGATGAAGCAGATCCAGCAGCAGCAACAGGAAAAGGTCAGTGTAAACATCTACGCATGCGTGAACAAAACTTTAAATGCAcggtgaaaaaaaattcagatatcaaaatgacagtatttgttTCTATTCGTCATAAAACAGTCAAGTTAAAAGAATAATTTAGAGAAATAATGCTTAGGAATCAAAAAGTGGTAATTCATACTAAGTTGTTGATgctgtgagagagagagagagagagagagagagagagagagagagagagagagagagagagagagagagagagagagagagagagaatgtgtgTGTGTCTGCATTGTAATTTACCCGTCTGTGACAACTGTAAAGAAATATAATGATCCCACTTTACACGctcgaatttaaaaaaaaatagtatttacACAAATAGATGTAAcgaaaaatgtcataaaagattttaaaaacttatactgtacatgtataaacagacCCTGAATGGTTTGATTATAtctataatgttttattttatcgtGGTATTCATCTTCTTTATCATAACAGGAATAATACATGATTAGTAGTCATAAGTGAATAATCCGTCTCTAAAGCCTTCCTTCTTTATCAATTATCTAATCATCAGCCTTGAAAACTCCCCAATGACGACACAGGACATTTTCTAAATTATTCATCACTCTGATAGACGTTTGAGCAGGTgtgaaatctttaaaagtttcGTATTAATTAGGCTTTGATGACCCTGAAACGAGCATTCATTGAAATGTCTTCTTTATTATCTGGTTCAATCCCGCCAAATGCGAGGCCGCGCATGGAATTCGCTTTTACTACACGTGTAAAATTGTAGCATAAAACGAAAGAGTTgctaaaatgataaatttataaTGAGGAGATGAGATCATAAAATTTGGTTTTATGACCGTGATGGCGGATCATGGAGGGGGACGCCAGAGAGTATGACAGAACGACGTGAAGTTGGCGTTGACACGCCGCGAAAATACAGAGTATAAAAACCCCAAAACGCCAGAATTCTCCGAGAAAACCACAAACTCCTACCGCTAGAGTTTATTACGctactaattaaaaaaaaaatgtgatgtatGTGACACAGTCCCTCTACGGAATATATGGTGAATCAGGACTAGTGTATGTTACGATATACGGCCGGCATATATTTGTAcaagaaattatgaaataatctTATCACTCGCCACAATCGCTGGATAAATAATTTGGGATTTGAAGTGTTTTGGTGTTTAGATAAGTCTGTGATTCGGGCCCTGGCTCACTGTGGGGTGCTAATCCACCGTCACTTGTAGGATTGGGGGTGGGTTACTTTCACTGACACAAGATCCAGGCCTCGCAGACACTATATCATATCACCGAATTATTCTTCTCATAGCAAAAACGGCCCCCTCCCAATTTAgcttaactttaaaaaaaatcagcagaGTTAAGattttgttaaacattatatatggCAAACTGGATAAGAAATAAATACGCTGTGCTATAAAGATTCGTCCACGtatgtcaaaaattacaaaatgcatCGCATTATTTTCACGATTAGGAGGGTAATTTCAGTATACCGGGATATCTAATGCTTCAAGAAATGCTTGAATATTAAACACGGAAAGTAAATTATCAGGGAATAGACGGGAAGATTGAACAATTCCAAAGCATCACGTTCAGAACCAGAATTGTAATTGGTCTATAACCCCCCAACTTCAGAAGTCGGTTCGGTAAATCAGATACCTTTACAGTCGTATTCCGGAACAATTGGAGGCAGGAATGCAATGGTGTTCAACACGCTTATTTAGTCAAATTATTTCAACTTAATTTCCTGACCAACAGTTTCGGATGAAGTTGCCTCCAATTTTCAACTTGTTTCCCTCAAATTGCTTCCTCTTGTCGCCACAGGAACATCTCCGCTTGTCTTTCCTTCGACATAATTTTCGCTTAGAATCTCGTGCCCGACATCAAATTATCTTATAATGTGTTGTAAATTGTTGCTTATTCTCTATCAAAATCACATTGCCCTTTGCAAAGATGCTTCCTTAATTGTAGAGAATAAATTGATGGCAATAAATATAAGATGGTTCCAAGTCAAAGGATTAAGAGTTCTAAATTTTGACAGAGCGATTTAAACTTTCGATcaggacatacatgtacagtgtaggTATCCGATGTTTCGTTATAAAAACATTCAACCTGCATGCCATCTCcttcattttttatgattaaatgtatattttacgaTATGCTGAATATCCCCGAAACTAGAAAACCACTGGTATCAAATTTATGAATtcgaaagatacatgtatgtatataagaATAATTAGCCAAGTACATCAgggatagaaatattgaaatatgcttggttttattttaattcgcTCTAAATATTTGCGTGATTGTAATGCGACTTTGATTTGACGTGAACCcgataatatttaaaactttcCCTGCGATGACCCGGCGGTATTGAGGGTGATAAGAATGCAGAGGAATGTCGTGTTATTTTCTGTAATCCCACAGTTTAGGGAACTTGTTTTCTTCTCGTCCAAGATGGAAAAAACCAAACCGGCTCTCAAGTGGGACATTTCTACTGCTCCTTGCAATCgatctcaaattaaaaatttaatgtcaGGGAAAACGAGACGTTCtcaacaaattacaaaaaagtaaaattcaaaCGCAATCGCGACACTTTTCTGTGGTCACATTAGTAAGAATATTGATCCCGATCTTAATCCCCTTGGGTTACTGCTGTGTTTGGAAACATGAGACCTTGTAATTATCATGTCATATCACAATAATACGTGAAAGCAATGTTTGAATCTGGTGCAAGAGGgacttgttttaattaattttcttgttTGAGGAGCTATCGTAAGTTTTTCTGCACGCGAAATCATCGAGGGGACAAGTATGGGACAGGTCTCCCTCGATAAACACTCATCTCTACGGTCATCAATCTATAATTAATCTAGACGGTCAATTTCTGTGTGACAATAGACCCCCCCTCACCAAATGAACCCCTGGATCCCTCGCTTTATTATCCTTGGAATTATGAAGAGAGCGCTGGTAACGCGTGTTAAAGGAGATTAATAATGACCCCAGTAGCTAGTTGACTTGAAGATATCACAAATTTGTGCCGGCTAATTCCGCGCCAATTTTGCCGGCTACATAAGCATGTTCCCGTTTAATTTCCTTTTATTCAAACGGCTTTTCTGTCTCTTTCGACCCCTTTATTCCGCTTATTGCGGAAATTAAGAAATTCACCAATTAGATTACTTCTTTTATTCTGCATAATTAGTTCTAAATCGTATCATGGAATACTGCATCGATAAATCTTTACAGAAGTTTCAGAAAGAGCTAAAATACCttgaatatttctgattttctaGATGCTTTATACACAGATATTCGGAGAATTTATGAAAGATAtgtttaaactacatgtatttccgCATACAACCTTCGTggtcattatttattatttagttTACAAAAGAATTGCATGTGGTACGTCGCCTAGAATATGGCGTTTGGATATTTTACCATTTCCGGTTCGGACGCAAATAACAATAGAATTCCAAAGATTTGCCGTGATTCTTTAAGTCGCATGCCACGATATGAACTTCAAGGCATAGACTTCATAAGCTTCGGGCGCAAAAAATAGCGTCAACAC containing:
- the LOC117689304 gene encoding insulin gene enhancer protein ISL-1 isoform X1; translated protein: MTADAQPVQPQAKKKRRLSMCVGCGSQIHDQFILRVAPDLEWHASCLKCADCNQFLDESCTCFVREGKTYCRKDYVRNFGAKCSKCNMSFGKSDFVMRARENVYHIDCFRCVACSRQLIPGDEFALKDDELFCKADHDVVERSSPTKENGNGSSAEEDSPKSSKIRKLSNSNNDDNNNNSDIQKGGLHLAGRVEQVSTKSNGMRGHLHKSEQKPTRVRTVLNEKQLHTLRTCYNANPRPDALMKEQLVEMTGLSPRVIRVWFQNKRCKDKKRSIMMKQIQQQQQEKNGGRLHGPLQGVPMVASSPVRHESPMQANPVEVQSYQPPWKALSEFAMQSELEHPPFQQLMNSFDTIDSDDTSSYHNDGYTETYGHAWINGDLDGNCSDSDFPGTPSEMSSPLSQ
- the LOC117689304 gene encoding insulin gene enhancer protein ISL-1 isoform X3 encodes the protein MTADAQPVQPQAKKKRRLSMCVGCGSQIHDQFILRVAPDLEWHASCLKCADCNQFLDESCTCFVREGKTYCRKDYVRNFGAKCSKCNMSFGKSDFVMRARENVYHIDCFRCVACSRQLIPGDEFALKDDELFCKADHDVVERSSPTKENGNGSSAEEDSPKSSKIRKLSNSNNDDNNNNSDIQKGGLHLAGRVEQVSTKSNGMRGHLHKSEQKPTRVRTVLNEKQLHTLRTCYNANPRPDALMKEQLVEMTGLSPRVIRVWFQNKRCKDKKRSIMMKQIQQQQQEKNGGRLHGPLQGVPMVASSPVRHESPMQANPVEVQSYQPPWKALSEFAMQSELEHPPFQQLVSSFVCDVSHDDDDDDHVVCYDQC
- the LOC117689304 gene encoding insulin gene enhancer protein ISL-1 isoform X2; translation: MCVGCGSQIHDQFILRVAPDLEWHASCLKCADCNQFLDESCTCFVREGKTYCRKDYVRNFGAKCSKCNMSFGKSDFVMRARENVYHIDCFRCVACSRQLIPGDEFALKDDELFCKADHDVVERSSPTKENGNGSSAEEDSPKSSKIRKLSNSNNDDNNNNSDIQKGGLHLAGRVEQVSTKSNGMRGHLHKSEQKPTRVRTVLNEKQLHTLRTCYNANPRPDALMKEQLVEMTGLSPRVIRVWFQNKRCKDKKRSIMMKQIQQQQQEKNGGRLHGPLQGVPMVASSPVRHESPMQANPVEVQSYQPPWKALSEFAMQSELEHPPFQQLMNSFDTIDSDDTSSYHNDGYTETYGHAWINGDLDGNCSDSDFPGTPSEMSSPLSQ